DNA sequence from the Arthrobacter crystallopoietes genome:
ACCGCAGGCCAACGGCAAGACCATCAACTGGTGCCAGGTCCGCGTGGTGCCGGAGGGCCAGGAGCAGACCCTGACCGGAGACGGCATCGACCCCTCCGGCGTGCAGGGCATTGTCTGCGGCGCGCACAACTTCGAGCCGGGGGACAAGGTTGTCGTCACCCTGCCCGGCGCCGTGCTGCCCGGTGACTTCAGGATCACCCCGCGCAAGACCTACGGCCACGTCTCCGCCGGCATGATCGCATCCGTGCGCGAGCTCGGCATCGGCGATGACCATGACGGCATCCTGGTGCTCGGCACCCTGGGCCTGGATCCCGAAATCGGTGCGGACGCCCTCGAGGTGCTGAGCCTCTACGACGAGGCCGCCGAGATCAACGTGACCCCGGACCGCAGCTACTGCTTCTCCATCCGAGGCGTGGCCCGCGAATTCGCCCATGCCACGGGTACCGGGTTCAAGGACCCGGCGGCCGCCGTCGTCGTCGATCCTTCCACCGGCCCCGGCTACCCGGTCCGGCTGGAAGACCAGGCGCCCATTTACGGCAAGCCCGGCTGCGACAGGTTTGTCGCCCGCACGGTGCGCAGCGTGGACCCCACCCGGCCGACGCCGACCTGGATGGCTTCGCGCCTGCGCCTGGCCGGCATCCGGTCCATCTCGCTCGTGGTGGACATTTCCAACTACGTCATGCTCGAGCTGGGCCAGCCGCTGCACTTCTACGATCTGGACCGGCTCCAGGGCGATATTGTGGTGCGCCGCGCCAACGCGGGGGAGACGCTGCGGACGCTGGACGACAAGGTGCGCAAGCTGGACCCCGAGGACCTGCTGATCACCGACGCGTCCGGCGCCATCGGCATCGCCGGCGTGATGGGCGGAGCGGCCACCGAAGTATCGGACAGCACGGTCAACGTGCTCATCGAGGCGGCCCATTTCGAAGAGGTCAGCATTTCCCGTTCGCGCCGCCGCCACAAGCTCCCCTCCGAGGCGTCCAAACGCTTCGAGCGGGGCGTGGACTGGCAGGTGGCCGACGAGGCCGCGCAGCGCGCCGTGGACCTGCTGACCGAGCTGGCCGGCGGTACCGCGGACACCACGGTGACCGATGCCGGGCAGGAACCGGCCGCCGTCGTTATCGATCTGCCGGCGGGCTTTGCCGCCGAACGGATCGGCATCGACTTCACCGAGGAACAGATCACCGTGGCGCTCACGGACCTGGGCGCTGACGTTGAAAAGTACGACGGCGGGTACAAGGTTACGGCGCCGAGCTGGCGCCAGGATCTGGAGATCAAGGAAGACCTGGCCGAGGAGATCGCCCGGCTGGTCGGCTACGACAACATCCCGGCGACCCTGCCGGTGGCGCCTCCCGGGCGCGGCCTGACCCGCGTGCAGCAGCAGCGCCGGCGCGTCATGCAGGCGCTCGCGGACGCGGGCCTGACCGAGGTGCTTTCGTACCCGTTTGTCACTAAGGCGGCCAATGACACCTTCGGTGCAGCGGCGGACGGCGAGGAACGCAGCGCGCTCAAGCTGGCCAATCCGCTCAGCGATGAACACGGCTACCTGCGCACCTCCGTGCTGCCGGGGCTGCTGGAAACGGCGCGCCGGAACCACTCCCGCGGCTTCCGCGACCTGGCCCTGTACGAGGCCGGGCTGGTCTTCCTGCCCAACGGCCGCCTCGGCTCGGCGGAGATCCCGCCGCTGGGCGTCCGGCCGGCGGAAGAAGTGCTGGACGGGCTGTATGCGGGCATTCCCGAGCAGCCGCTGCACCTGGCGGCCGTCTTCATGGGCCACGATTCGCCCGCCGGCGCCAACCACACCCCGCGCCCCTGGGACTGGGCGGATGCGCTGGACGCTGCGCGTCTGGTCGGCGACGTGCTCGGCGTCGAGCTGGTGGTGGAGCAGGGTTCGCACCAGGCCTTCCACCCGGGCCGTACGGCGAGGATTTCGCTGCGCAACGGCCAGAGCGTGGGCTACGCGGGCGAACTGCACCCCAAGCTGCTCGCCGCGCAGGACCTGCCGGAACGCACGGTGGCGCTGGAGCTGAACGCGGACGTGCTCTTCGAGGCCGCCCCGGACGTCATCGTCGCCAAGCACCTTTCCACCTACCCTGTGGCCACGCAGGACGTGGCGTTGGTGGTGGATGCGGACACGGCCGCCGAGGCGGTGCGGGAGACCCTGCGCGAGGGCGCCGGCGAACTGCTGGAGGACATCGCGCTCTTCGATGTGTACGCCGGCACAGGCATTGAAGACGGCAAGAAGTCCCTGGCCTTCGGGCTGCGCTTCCGCGCCGATGACCGCACGCTGACGGCCGATGAGGCCTCGGAGGCCCGGGCCGCCGCGGTGGCTCTGGCCGCCGAACGGTTCGGCGCCGTCCAGCGTTAAGCAACAAGCGAACTGAACAACGACGGCGGGGCGCGCCTTGGCAGGCCCCGCCGTCGTTGGCGGTCTTGGAGGTAAGTGTATGAGGGGTGAGGTCATCCTGCGGCTGGTCCGCCTGGCCGATTCCGGTTCCGGCATGTCCAGCCGCGGCTTCCGGCGGGGCGCCATCCGCCACCTGTCGCGTGACGCGGTGCGGCGGCTGGCGGCGGACGAGCTCGACGTCGGGACCGAACGTGTGCAGTTGGCGTTCGACTGCCGCGACTGCCTGCGCGGCAACGATGGAAGCCATGGCCAGCCGTACCTGCTGCTGGACGGTAATCCTGCGCCCGTCCGGGTCAGCTACAGCCGCAGCGGGGACTGGCTGCTGGCCGCGCTGTCCTTCCGGCCGGTGCTCCTGGGCGTCGACCTGGAGGATACCGGATCGGCGGCCTTCGGCGAGGCCGACAACATCGACGCCGTGATGCTTACCCGCGACGAACGCGCTCTGCTCGCCCGCGTCGTTGACCGCCGGCGGCTCCGCGCACAGCTCTGGACGCGGAAAGAAGCCGTGCTGAAATCCACCGGCCACGGCCTGCGCCTTGCCCCCGATGAGGTAGGGGTGGCGGATGCGGAAGGCAGCGCACTGCTGACCATCTGGCCCGGTTCTGCCGGGGAACGGCCGGGCGTGCAGCTCGTGGACCTTCAGCTCACGCCGGCCATGGCCGACGGGACAGCCGTGCCGCCAACGCTGACCGCGGCGCTGGCCATCGGCGGTTCAGCCGATCCGGGTGTTATTTTCCGGGAAACTCTGGCAGTGCCGCGCTGAACAGCCACGGCTCCAGGAGCGTGGCGGCGGAAAAGCCCGGCCGGCCCGCTTCCGTGTCAGCGAGCCCGATGAATTGGCTTGTTGAGACGGAGCCGTGCCGGTAGTCCGCGCACCAGCGGCGCAGCAGGCGGAAGAACCGCTCGTCGCCGAGTTCGGTTCGCAGGGCGTGCAGGGCCAGGGCGCCGCGCTTGTAGACCCGGTCATCGAACATCAGCTCCGGACCCGGATCGCCCACGGTGATGTCCTGTTCCAGGGCGGCGAGCATTTGCCAGGCGGCTTTGGCCCGTCCGGCGGCAGGCAGGGAGCCGGAGGCCTCGGACCAGATCCACTCGGAATAGCAGGCGAAGCCTTCATGCAGCCAGATGTCTTGCCAGCTCGCCGCAGTCAGCGAATTGCCGAACCACTGGTGCGAGAGCTCATGCGCGATCAGGCGCTGTGCCTCCCATCCGCTGTCCAGATGGTTGCGGCCGATGATGGACAGCGACTGGGCCTCCAACGGGATTTCCAGTTCGTCCTCGGCCACCACCACGGTGTACCGCGCAAAGGGGTACGGGCCGAAAGACCGGACGAAAACCGCCATCATGTCTTCCTGCCGCGACAAGGCTACGACGGCGTCCGTCAGCAGCGGCGCAGGCGCTGCGACCTGCTGGACCACGGCGGCATCGCCCCCCGCGCCGGCCGGCCCGGCAGGCACAAGATCCCGAAGGACGTACCGGCCTATCTGGAGCGTGGCCAGGTAGGTTGCCATTGGCTCGTTCATTTCATAGACCCAGGTTTCCCGGGAGGCCTTTTTACGGTGGCTTACCAGTTCGCCATTGGCCACGGCGCGGTAACCGGCGTCCGTGGTTGTGCTGATGCGGAAGGTAGCTTTCTGGCTGGGGTGGTCGTTGCAGGGGAACCACGAGGAGGCGCCATCGGGCTGCCCGGCGACCAACACGCCGTCGGTCAGTTCCTCCCACCCCACTTCGCCCCAGTCGCCGTTTATCGGCGCGGGAGTGCCTTCGTAGCGGATATCCAGCACCAGTCCGGTCTCTGCCGGCAGCGGTTCCTTCAGCGAAAGCACCAGTTTGCCGTTGCGCTGCGACGTTTTCCGGGGGCGCTGCCCGTTGACCTGGACACGGCCGGCCTGCAGCCCGGTCAGGTCGAATTCCAGCCGGCTGGTGTCCTTGAGCGTCCGGCCGGTGAGCACGGCGCGGCCGGCCAGCCGGTTGGACGCCAGCTTGCACTCCAGGTCCAGGTCATAGTGCGTGATGAGCAGGTCGCCGGTACCGCGGCCGGGGAGATAGCGATCCGGCAGCGGCGCAGACACTGCTGCAGGCAATACAGCGGCCGGACCATCGGTTGTGGCATCGGCGGGGGTTGATGATAGGCAAGTCATGAGGCGGTAAACGTCCAAGGTCGTACGGGATTGCCCATCCAGTAGCTCGCCGCGGGCACGGTCTCGCCCCGCATCACCAGGGAAGCCGGGCCAACGGTGGCGCCGTCGGCAAGGGAAGCGGCCGGCAGGATGACTCCGTGCGGACCCATGGTGGCGCCGGCTGCGAGTTCCACCGTATCAATGCTCATGATCCGGTCGTGGAACAAGTGCGTCTGGACCACGCAGCCGCGGTTGACCGTGGAGCCGTCCCCGAGGCTGACCAGATCCGCCTCGGGCAGCCAGTAGCTCTCGCACCAGACGCCATGGCCGATCTTCGCGCCCAGCGCCCGCAGCCACCAGACCAACGCCGGGGTGCCGGCAGCGGCGCGGCCGAACCAGGGCGCGCTGACCAGTTCCACGAAGGTATCCACCACTTCGTTCCGCCAGATGAACGAGCTCCACAGCGGATGCTCGCCGGACTTGATCCGCCCCACCAGCAGCCACTTGGCCAGTACCGAGCTGCCGGCCGCGGCGGCACCGGCCAGCATGAGGACCAGGCCGCCGGCGAGGGCGGCCACGAGGTAGCCGTAGGTTCCGGCCAGCCAGTCGAAGACCGCGAGCACCACCAGGGCCAGCGCCACGGTGACGGCCACCGGAACAAAACGGCACAGTTCCCAGAGTGTGCGCGCCAGCTTCAGCCTCGCCGGAGGGGCGAAGGTACGGCTGGAATCCGCTTCGATGGAGGTCCGGCGCAGGCGTACCGGCGGGCTGCCCAGCCAGGACGAACCGGCCTTGGCTTTCGACGGCGTGGCGGACAGGACGGCAACCAGCGAGTTCTTCGGCACGCGCCGTCCGGCCGCGGTCATGCCCGAATTGCCCAGGAAGGAACGCTTGCCGATCTTGGCCGGGGCGATCTTCATCCACCCGCCACCAAGTTCATACGAGGCCACCATCGTGTCGTCCGCCAGAAAAGCGCCCTCGCCGATGGTGGTCATTTTGGGCACCAGCAGCACGGTGGAGGCCTCTACGTTGCGCCCGACCTTTGCGCCCAGCAGGCGCAGCCAGACGGGGGTAAACAGGCTCGCGTAGATGGGAAAGAGGATGTCGCGCGCCATGTCCAGCACACGTTCGGTGGCCCAGACCTGCCAGCCCACCCGGCTGCGTACCCGGTGGTAGCCCTCCTTAACACCGAGCCCCAGCAGGCGGACCGTAACGAGGACGAGTACCAGGTTGGCCAGGAACCAGACCAACGCCGCCGCCGGCACGGCGGCAAGCAACGGCACCAACGCGGCCCACAAACTGGTGTTGCCGGGCACCAGGAAAATAACGACGGCGACCGCGGCCGCCGCGGCGGCGAACGGGATAAGAGCCAGGGCCGAGGAGGCCAGGGGGTAGAAGATGCTCCACCACGGGCTCGATTTTGCCGGCGGTTCCGGCCACGCGTGCTTGGACTTGCCGGTGCGTTCGGCAGGCGAGCCGGAGAAATTCAGGCCGGCCTTGACCTTGCCGGTGACCGCGGAGCCGGGCTCCACGGTGGCGCCGGCGCCGATGCTCGTGCCGGGCATGAGCGTACTGCGCGCGCCGATGGTGGCCCCGGCCCCCACGCTGATGGCGCCGATATGGACCTTGTCGCCGTCGAGCCACCAGCCGGAGAGATCTACCTCGGGTTCAACGGACGCTCCGCGGCCGAGCGTGAGCAGGCCGGTCACCGGCGGTACCGAGTGCAGATCCACGTCCCGGCCGATGTCGGCCCCGAGAGCCCGCGCGTAGTACGGGACGAAGGGGGCACTGGCGAGGGAGACGGCCGATGCCATGTCCGCGATCTGTTCGGCCAGCCACAAGCGCAGATGTACCCGGCCCGAGCGCGGGTAGGTGCCGGGCCGGATCCGGTGCAGCAGCAGCCGGGCGGAGAGCACGGAAATGGCCATCCGCCCCGGCGGGCTGACAAAGACGGCCCAGCTGGCAAGGACCCACCACCAGGACAAGGTCGGCGCCGCCGTCAGCACGCCCAGGAGGGACAGCGAGTTGTTGAGGATCATCAGGTACGTCAGCCAGCGCATGCCGACCAGGACAATCAGCGGGATGCCCATCAATGTCTGAAAGATCTGGCTCTTGCGCTGGGTGCGCCGGACCTGGCGTTCCTTCGGCTCGGCCTGCACGCCGTCCGGAACGGACTGGCGCGCGGCCTCGATGAGGGCGCCGATGCGCGGGTGGGCGTAGATCTCGGACACGGCAATGGTGGGGTACCGGACCCGCAGGGCCGACACGAGCTGGGCTGCAGCCAGCGAGCCCCCGCCGCTGGCGAAGAAGTCCGCATCCAGCGAGGCGACGGGCAGGCCAAGCACCGAGCTCCACTGTTCCGCAATCCAGCCGGCGTCCGCCTCCAGCTGCAGCTCGCCTTCGCCGTGGGCCGGCTCGGAGCCCGGCAGCGGCCAGGGCAGCGCGTTGCGGTCCACCTTGCCGCTGGTCTTGGTGGGCAGGGTGTCGACGACGGCCAGCAGCGGGATCAACGGAGCCGGCAACCGGCCGGCCAACAGCCCGCGGGCGCTGTCGACGTCGTAATCAACGGGCGCGGCCAGATAGCCGACCAGGATCTGGTTGCCCGCGGCGGTGGTCTTCACTGCGGCGGCCGCGCCGGATACGCCGGGCAGGGCCTGCAGGGCGCTGTCCACTTCGCCGAGTTCAATCCTCCGGCCGCCGAGCTTGACCTGCTCATCCGCCCGGCCGACAAAGAGCAGACCGGCCGGATCATAGGTGACCAGGTCGCCGCTGCGGTAGGCGCGTTCCCAGCCGAGGGACGGCATCGGCGCGTACTTCTCCGCGTCCTTGGCCGGATCGAGGTAGCGGGCCAGGCCCACGCCGCCGATGATCAGCTCGCCCGTGCCGCCCTCGGCGACCGGAACGCCGTCGGCATCCACCACGGCCAGATCCCAGCCGTCCAGCGGCAGGCCGATCCGCACCGGACCGTCCCCGCCCAGCGGCGCGGCGCAGGCTACCACGGTTGCTTCCGTGGGGCCGTAGGTGTTCCAGACTTCGCGGTCCTCCACTGCCAGCCGGCGGGCCAGCTCCGGCGGGCAGGCTTCGCCGCCGAAGATGAGCAGGCGGACATTCTCGAGGGCCTCGGCCGGCCACAGCGCGGCCAGGGTCGGCACCGTGGAAACGGCCGTAATCCCGCGGCTCATCAGCCAAGGGCCCAGGTCCATGCCGCTGCGGACCAGGGAGCGCGGCGCAGGCACCAGGCAGGAGCCGTGCCGCCAGGCGAGCCACATTTCCTCACAGGAGGCGTCGAAGGCCACCGAGAGCCCGGCCAGTACCCGGTCCTGCGGACCCAACGGCTCAGCCGGCAGGAAGATCCGGGCCTCGGCGTCCACGAAGGCGGCGGCCGACCGATGGGTGACGGCAACGCCCTTCGGTGTGCCCGTGGAGCCCGAGGTGAAGATCACCCAGGCGTCGTCCGTCAGCTCGGCCGGCCGGGGGTCCGGGAACGGCGCTGGCCGCTCCGGCGAGGTGACGATTTCGCCGTCGGCCTTCAGAATGCCGGCCACTTTGGCCTCGCTGAAAACCAGCCGTGCGCGTTCATCTGGGTCATCCGCGTCGACCGGGACGTAGGCCGCGCCGATGTACAGGGTCGCGAGAATGCTGACATACAGTTCGCGCGTGCCGGAAGGAATCCGGATGCCCACCTTGTCGCCCGCCCCGAGCCCGGCCTCATGCAGCAGCTTCGCCTGCCGCCGGACGGCCTCC
Encoded proteins:
- a CDS encoding M1 family metallopeptidase; its protein translation is MTCLSSTPADATTDGPAAVLPAAVSAPLPDRYLPGRGTGDLLITHYDLDLECKLASNRLAGRAVLTGRTLKDTSRLEFDLTGLQAGRVQVNGQRPRKTSQRNGKLVLSLKEPLPAETGLVLDIRYEGTPAPINGDWGEVGWEELTDGVLVAGQPDGASSWFPCNDHPSQKATFRISTTTDAGYRAVANGELVSHRKKASRETWVYEMNEPMATYLATLQIGRYVLRDLVPAGPAGAGGDAAVVQQVAAPAPLLTDAVVALSRQEDMMAVFVRSFGPYPFARYTVVVAEDELEIPLEAQSLSIIGRNHLDSGWEAQRLIAHELSHQWFGNSLTAASWQDIWLHEGFACYSEWIWSEASGSLPAAGRAKAAWQMLAALEQDITVGDPGPELMFDDRVYKRGALALHALRTELGDERFFRLLRRWCADYRHGSVSTSQFIGLADTEAGRPGFSAATLLEPWLFSAALPEFPGK
- a CDS encoding Pls/PosA family non-ribosomal peptide synthetase; this encodes MDILTASAEAYPDASALDDGQQPLSYAELLEAVRRQAKLLHEAGLGAGDKVGIRIPSGTRELYVSILATLYIGAAYVPVDADDPDERARLVFSEAKVAGILKADGEIVTSPERPAPFPDPRPAELTDDAWVIFTSGSTGTPKGVAVTHRSAAAFVDAEARIFLPAEPLGPQDRVLAGLSVAFDASCEEMWLAWRHGSCLVPAPRSLVRSGMDLGPWLMSRGITAVSTVPTLAALWPAEALENVRLLIFGGEACPPELARRLAVEDREVWNTYGPTEATVVACAAPLGGDGPVRIGLPLDGWDLAVVDADGVPVAEGGTGELIIGGVGLARYLDPAKDAEKYAPMPSLGWERAYRSGDLVTYDPAGLLFVGRADEQVKLGGRRIELGEVDSALQALPGVSGAAAAVKTTAAGNQILVGYLAAPVDYDVDSARGLLAGRLPAPLIPLLAVVDTLPTKTSGKVDRNALPWPLPGSEPAHGEGELQLEADAGWIAEQWSSVLGLPVASLDADFFASGGGSLAAAQLVSALRVRYPTIAVSEIYAHPRIGALIEAARQSVPDGVQAEPKERQVRRTQRKSQIFQTLMGIPLIVLVGMRWLTYLMILNNSLSLLGVLTAAPTLSWWWVLASWAVFVSPPGRMAISVLSARLLLHRIRPGTYPRSGRVHLRLWLAEQIADMASAVSLASAPFVPYYARALGADIGRDVDLHSVPPVTGLLTLGRGASVEPEVDLSGWWLDGDKVHIGAISVGAGATIGARSTLMPGTSIGAGATVEPGSAVTGKVKAGLNFSGSPAERTGKSKHAWPEPPAKSSPWWSIFYPLASSALALIPFAAAAAAVAVVIFLVPGNTSLWAALVPLLAAVPAAALVWFLANLVLVLVTVRLLGLGVKEGYHRVRSRVGWQVWATERVLDMARDILFPIYASLFTPVWLRLLGAKVGRNVEASTVLLVPKMTTIGEGAFLADDTMVASYELGGGWMKIAPAKIGKRSFLGNSGMTAAGRRVPKNSLVAVLSATPSKAKAGSSWLGSPPVRLRRTSIEADSSRTFAPPARLKLARTLWELCRFVPVAVTVALALVVLAVFDWLAGTYGYLVAALAGGLVLMLAGAAAAGSSVLAKWLLVGRIKSGEHPLWSSFIWRNEVVDTFVELVSAPWFGRAAAGTPALVWWLRALGAKIGHGVWCESYWLPEADLVSLGDGSTVNRGCVVQTHLFHDRIMSIDTVELAAGATMGPHGVILPAASLADGATVGPASLVMRGETVPAASYWMGNPVRPWTFTAS
- a CDS encoding 4'-phosphopantetheinyl transferase family protein encodes the protein MRGEVILRLVRLADSGSGMSSRGFRRGAIRHLSRDAVRRLAADELDVGTERVQLAFDCRDCLRGNDGSHGQPYLLLDGNPAPVRVSYSRSGDWLLAALSFRPVLLGVDLEDTGSAAFGEADNIDAVMLTRDERALLARVVDRRRLRAQLWTRKEAVLKSTGHGLRLAPDEVGVADAEGSALLTIWPGSAGERPGVQLVDLQLTPAMADGTAVPPTLTAALAIGGSADPGVIFRETLAVPR
- the pheT gene encoding phenylalanine--tRNA ligase subunit beta, which codes for MRIPLSWLREYAQVPAEATAEDVMAELVKVGLEEEDVHRPLDELKGPVVVGQVLSAEKEPQANGKTINWCQVRVVPEGQEQTLTGDGIDPSGVQGIVCGAHNFEPGDKVVVTLPGAVLPGDFRITPRKTYGHVSAGMIASVRELGIGDDHDGILVLGTLGLDPEIGADALEVLSLYDEAAEINVTPDRSYCFSIRGVAREFAHATGTGFKDPAAAVVVDPSTGPGYPVRLEDQAPIYGKPGCDRFVARTVRSVDPTRPTPTWMASRLRLAGIRSISLVVDISNYVMLELGQPLHFYDLDRLQGDIVVRRANAGETLRTLDDKVRKLDPEDLLITDASGAIGIAGVMGGAATEVSDSTVNVLIEAAHFEEVSISRSRRRHKLPSEASKRFERGVDWQVADEAAQRAVDLLTELAGGTADTTVTDAGQEPAAVVIDLPAGFAAERIGIDFTEEQITVALTDLGADVEKYDGGYKVTAPSWRQDLEIKEDLAEEIARLVGYDNIPATLPVAPPGRGLTRVQQQRRRVMQALADAGLTEVLSYPFVTKAANDTFGAAADGEERSALKLANPLSDEHGYLRTSVLPGLLETARRNHSRGFRDLALYEAGLVFLPNGRLGSAEIPPLGVRPAEEVLDGLYAGIPEQPLHLAAVFMGHDSPAGANHTPRPWDWADALDAARLVGDVLGVELVVEQGSHQAFHPGRTARISLRNGQSVGYAGELHPKLLAAQDLPERTVALELNADVLFEAAPDVIVAKHLSTYPVATQDVALVVDADTAAEAVRETLREGAGELLEDIALFDVYAGTGIEDGKKSLAFGLRFRADDRTLTADEASEARAAAVALAAERFGAVQR